In one window of Henckelia pumila isolate YLH828 chromosome 1, ASM3356847v2, whole genome shotgun sequence DNA:
- the LOC140890712 gene encoding uncharacterized protein isoform X2, with product MGLKALFFLGFFLATYLVISSQVAAARELAAEASTTDSEDTANDDKVDKTNEVGVDQYGGYPGGGYGGYPGGGRGGYPGGGYGGYPGGGRGGYPGGGYGGYPGGGRGGYPGGGRGGYGGRCRFGCCGGRGGGYYGGGGCRCCYFAGQVPDADWQSEPRN from the exons atgggcTTGAAGGCACTTTTCTTTCTTGGCTTTTTCTTAGCCACATATCTTGTCATTTCCTCCCAAGTAGCTGCAGCTAGGGAATTGGCTGCAGAGGCTTCCACCACTGACTCTGAGGATACTG CAAATGATGATAAAGTCGATAAGACGAATGAAGTCGGGGTAGATCAATATGGAGGATATCCTGGTggaggatatggaggctatcCCGGAGGAGGAAGGGGAGGATATCCCGGAGGAGGATATGGAGGATATCCCGGAGGAGGAAGGGGAGGATATCCCGGAggaggatatggaggctatcCAGGAGGAGGCCGTGGTGGCTATCCCGGAGGAGGCCGTGGAGGCTACGGTGGCCGCTGCCGATTTGGATGCTGTGGTGGTCGCGGCGGCGGCTACTATGGCGGCGGCGGATGCAGGTGCTGCTACTTTGCCGGTCAAGTACCCGATGCTGATTGGCAAAGCGAGCCTAGAAATTAA
- the LOC140875427 gene encoding uncharacterized protein, whose protein sequence is MGLKAILFLGLFLATFLLVLSEVSAARELAEATDTTLDTTKNTADKTDEVNDAKYPGGGYGGYPYRGGGYGGYPYRGGYGGYPYRGGGYGGYPYRGGYGGYRGGYPGYGGGYGGGYPGGGYGGGHP, encoded by the exons ATGGGTTTGAAGGCGATTTTGTTTCTTGGCTTGTTCTTGGCTACGTTTCTTCTTGTTCTCTCTGAAGTGTCTGCAGCTAGAGAATTGGCTGAGGCTACAGACACTACTCTGGACACAA CAAAGAATACGGCTGACAAGACGGATGAGGTTAATGATGCAAAATATCCTGGAGGTGGATATGGAGGGTATCCATATCGTGGTGGTGGTTATGGAGGGTATCCATATCGTGGTGGTTATGGAGGGTATCCATATCGTGGTGGTGGTTATGGAGGGTATCCATATCGTGGTGGTTACGGCGGTTATCGAGGAGGCTACCCTGGATATGGAGGTG GTTATGGTGGTGGTTATCCTGGTGGAGGTTATGGTGGTGGCCACCCTTGA